The Saccharopolyspora gloriosae genome has a segment encoding these proteins:
- a CDS encoding helix-turn-helix transcriptional regulator, producing the protein MTMQKREVSYTWRLRETMAEHGMYATTDLVEPLRERGIHLSVSQVHRLVTGTPERLSLKVLSALCDIFATEPGELVSTRAANIGIRKTATDDAPAPPNVAELRPKRARITPAE; encoded by the coding sequence ATGACGATGCAGAAGCGCGAGGTCAGCTACACGTGGCGGCTGCGGGAGACCATGGCCGAGCATGGCATGTACGCCACAACCGACCTAGTGGAACCGCTGCGCGAGCGCGGTATCCACCTGTCGGTCTCACAGGTGCACCGGCTGGTGACCGGAACTCCCGAACGGTTGTCGTTGAAGGTGCTGTCAGCGCTGTGCGACATCTTCGCCACCGAACCCGGCGAGCTGGTCAGCACCCGCGCGGCCAACATCGGCATCCGCAAGACCGCCACCGACGACGCCCCGGCGCCACCGAACGTCGCTGAGCTACGTCCCAAACGCGCCCGGATCACCCCAGCTGAATGA
- a CDS encoding site-specific integrase: MSKNDGFPGSVGLHLADGVPLLHPEEQVFAAMLEGWRNQQLARNLARSTVEAQQRQVRRFFEHAGEYPWHWSPQLADEWFTDLRAVHHVSKSTVRGYQGALRTFCSFLTDPAYGWAAECEQRFGTHPVQVINEVNAAAHVAEVEAEPQRRAFTREELQALFDHADEEIARKRAAGRKGWLAAFRDVTTFKTAYGFGLRRNETRMLDVVDFGRNPHGREFGEYGVCYVRHGKAKKGSPPKRRSVLCVWEWVAEVLEQWVTEVQPLLGREDNPALWPSERAPRIANKQLNRRLAAYRDELGMDPALDFHSLRRAYVTHLIEDGFDARFVQEQVGHEHASTTSIYTCVSSDYRTRTLRRALDATIDEALGPGGKGA, translated from the coding sequence GTGAGCAAGAACGACGGGTTTCCGGGCTCAGTTGGGCTGCATCTGGCCGATGGTGTGCCGCTGCTGCACCCCGAGGAGCAGGTTTTCGCCGCGATGCTGGAGGGCTGGCGTAACCAGCAGTTGGCGCGCAACCTGGCGCGCTCGACGGTCGAGGCGCAGCAGCGCCAGGTTCGGCGCTTCTTCGAGCACGCCGGGGAATATCCGTGGCACTGGAGCCCGCAGTTGGCCGACGAGTGGTTCACCGATCTGCGCGCGGTGCACCATGTCTCGAAGTCCACCGTGCGCGGCTACCAAGGTGCGCTGCGGACGTTCTGCTCGTTCCTCACCGATCCGGCTTACGGATGGGCCGCGGAGTGTGAGCAGCGGTTCGGCACTCATCCAGTGCAGGTGATCAACGAGGTCAACGCCGCGGCGCATGTCGCCGAGGTCGAAGCCGAGCCCCAGCGGCGGGCCTTCACCCGCGAGGAGTTGCAGGCGCTGTTTGACCACGCCGATGAGGAGATCGCACGCAAACGCGCTGCCGGCCGCAAGGGCTGGCTGGCGGCGTTCCGGGACGTAACGACGTTCAAGACGGCCTACGGGTTCGGGCTGCGCCGCAACGAGACGAGGATGCTCGATGTCGTCGACTTCGGCCGCAATCCGCACGGTCGGGAGTTCGGTGAGTACGGCGTTTGCTACGTCCGGCACGGCAAGGCCAAGAAGGGCTCGCCGCCAAAACGGCGCAGCGTGCTGTGCGTGTGGGAGTGGGTCGCCGAAGTGCTTGAGCAGTGGGTGACCGAGGTGCAGCCGCTGCTCGGGAGAGAGGACAACCCGGCGCTGTGGCCTTCCGAACGCGCCCCGCGGATCGCCAACAAGCAGCTCAACCGGCGGCTGGCCGCCTACCGCGACGAGCTCGGAATGGATCCTGCGCTGGACTTCCACTCACTGCGCCGGGCCTACGTGACGCACCTGATCGAGGACGGATTCGACGCGCGGTTCGTGCAGGAACAGGTCGGCCACGAACACGCCAGCACGACCTCGATCTACACCTGCGTGTCCTCGGACTACCGCACCCGCACACTGCGGCGGGCGCTGGACGCGACGATCGACGAGGCACTGGGGCCAGGAGGAAAAGGAGCATGA
- a CDS encoding single-stranded DNA-binding protein, producing the protein MAGETVITVVGNLTADPELRFTASGTPVANFTVASTPRTFDRESGQWTDSEPMFLRCSIWRQPAENISETLTRGMRVVAQGRLRQRSFQTKEGDKRTVIELDVDEIGPSLRFAIAKVAKATRNTTSFDNTGPGAPWNANPDNGQDDEAPF; encoded by the coding sequence ATGGCCGGTGAAACCGTGATCACTGTCGTGGGCAACCTGACCGCCGATCCCGAGCTGCGCTTCACCGCGTCCGGTACCCCGGTCGCGAACTTCACCGTGGCCTCGACCCCGCGGACCTTCGACCGCGAGTCCGGGCAGTGGACCGACAGTGAGCCGATGTTCTTGCGGTGCAGCATCTGGCGCCAGCCCGCGGAGAACATCTCCGAAACCCTCACCCGCGGCATGCGTGTCGTGGCGCAGGGACGGCTGCGGCAGCGTTCGTTCCAGACCAAGGAAGGCGACAAGCGCACCGTCATCGAACTCGACGTCGACGAGATCGGCCCCAGCCTCCGGTTCGCCATCGCCAAGGTCGCCAAAGCCACCCGCAACACCACCAGCTTCGACAACACCGGCCCAGGTGCCCCCTGGAACGCCAACCCGGACAACGGCCAGGACGACGAAGCACCCTTCTAG
- a CDS encoding bifunctional DNA primase/polymerase, translating to MSVPASGAADADPPLMRAALAAAAAGHAVIPLWPRSKRPVHSKWEHTATTDQAAIREHWAATPYNVGIACGPSRLLVVDLDGAKGHSPPPHWAGARDGTDVLHRVAGEAGEPFPDDTYTVDTPHGRHLYFRAPRYPELRSSIGRLGWRIDTRGAGGFVVAPGSVRPEGRYRILQSGPIALLPRWLHTALIPATPRGSTVASIEPGRMTRYVAAALTAECQAVAAAAPGTRHTTLLHAAISLGTLVGSGVLDEDDARSALHSAASGHHSDFPRSEIDRTVADGLAYGVHRPRPLLPRSA from the coding sequence GTGAGCGTGCCCGCGAGCGGTGCCGCCGATGCCGACCCGCCCCTGATGCGGGCGGCGTTGGCGGCAGCCGCCGCCGGCCACGCGGTGATCCCGCTGTGGCCGCGATCGAAGCGCCCGGTCCATTCGAAGTGGGAGCACACGGCCACGACCGATCAGGCGGCGATCCGCGAGCACTGGGCCGCCACCCCGTACAACGTCGGAATCGCCTGCGGCCCCTCCCGCCTCCTGGTCGTTGACCTCGACGGCGCAAAAGGCCATTCCCCACCACCGCACTGGGCAGGAGCACGCGATGGAACCGACGTACTCCACCGTGTAGCTGGCGAGGCCGGCGAGCCGTTCCCCGACGACACGTACACCGTGGACACGCCGCATGGCCGACACTTGTACTTCCGCGCACCCCGGTATCCAGAGCTGCGCTCCTCGATCGGGCGGCTCGGATGGCGGATCGACACCCGAGGCGCCGGCGGCTTCGTCGTCGCCCCGGGTTCGGTGCGTCCCGAAGGCCGCTACCGAATACTGCAGAGCGGGCCTATCGCACTGCTCCCCCGATGGCTCCACACCGCTCTCATCCCGGCAACTCCACGGGGGTCCACGGTCGCCTCGATCGAGCCCGGGCGGATGACCCGATACGTCGCCGCCGCTCTCACCGCCGAGTGCCAAGCAGTCGCGGCCGCCGCACCCGGAACGCGGCACACCACCCTGCTGCACGCCGCGATCTCCCTCGGCACCCTCGTCGGCTCGGGCGTCCTGGACGAAGACGACGCCCGCAGCGCCCTGCACAGCGCCGCCTCAGGGCACCACTCCGACTTCCCCCGCAGCGAGATCGACCGCACGGTCGCCGACGGACTCGCCTACGGCGTCCACCGACCACGCCCCCTGCTGCCTCGTAGCGCCTGA
- a CDS encoding ParB/RepB/Spo0J family partition protein, whose protein sequence is MTIATTDEDQTDTEIIADKAHDSEVRLLWVDPNELIIGINVRKKATLRPGFVADIKRRGVTEPVTLVPCSDGTLVVRKGQRRVLAAIKAGRTRVPALLVGDAAEEPEPKAQVARLIDQLGENEHRAGITDGEELAATQQLLDLGLSARQIARERSIPRTRVESTVVVARSATARNAVLDDGLDLLHAAVLAEFEGDDEAMSELLTTATDQPLRLGHVAQRWRDQREEEAALAARTAELTEQGLTVIDRPYVYPDGLRRLSALRPTPQAEPGIQMRTADHLDCPGHAVFLDYSRCTGEIEEIGVCTDFPTHRHAERLAPEGQSTCDKGPAGEPMSEQDREAKKAYRRTVIGNGKAWDSATTLRKDWLRQFAAKRTAPKDAPVWAARTWASGVHCLRKALESGHALAADLLGITGGPSELVRAAEEATPSRATVITTVLALAAIETSTDRRHTWEHPDDLQRGYFAQIQQWGYEPSEVEALVTADDQPAQ, encoded by the coding sequence TTGACGATCGCCACGACTGACGAAGATCAGACCGATACCGAAATCATCGCGGACAAAGCCCACGATTCCGAGGTACGGCTCCTGTGGGTGGACCCGAACGAGCTGATCATCGGGATCAACGTCCGCAAGAAGGCGACCCTGCGCCCTGGGTTCGTCGCCGACATCAAGCGCCGTGGGGTCACCGAGCCCGTCACCCTCGTTCCCTGTTCGGATGGAACGCTCGTGGTTCGCAAAGGGCAGCGACGAGTCCTCGCCGCGATCAAGGCCGGACGGACCCGCGTCCCCGCGCTGCTCGTGGGCGATGCTGCCGAGGAACCCGAGCCGAAGGCACAGGTCGCCCGGCTCATCGACCAGCTGGGCGAGAACGAACACCGTGCCGGGATCACCGACGGCGAAGAACTCGCCGCCACCCAGCAGCTGCTCGACCTCGGCCTCTCCGCCCGGCAGATCGCCCGCGAACGGTCGATCCCCCGCACCCGTGTCGAGAGCACCGTCGTCGTCGCCCGCAGCGCCACCGCGCGCAATGCCGTCCTCGACGATGGGCTCGACCTGCTCCACGCCGCCGTCCTCGCCGAGTTCGAGGGTGATGACGAAGCGATGTCCGAGCTGCTGACCACCGCCACCGACCAGCCCCTGCGGCTCGGCCACGTCGCGCAGCGCTGGCGCGATCAACGGGAGGAGGAAGCCGCACTCGCGGCCCGCACCGCCGAACTCACCGAGCAGGGCCTCACCGTCATCGACCGTCCCTACGTCTACCCGGACGGATTGCGGCGACTCAGCGCCCTGCGGCCCACACCGCAGGCCGAGCCCGGCATTCAGATGCGCACCGCGGACCACCTCGACTGCCCCGGACACGCGGTCTTTCTCGACTACTCCAGGTGCACCGGCGAGATCGAGGAGATCGGGGTCTGCACCGATTTCCCCACCCACAGACACGCCGAACGCCTCGCGCCGGAAGGGCAGTCCACCTGCGATAAAGGACCCGCCGGGGAACCGATGTCGGAACAGGACCGCGAAGCCAAGAAGGCTTACCGACGCACCGTCATCGGCAACGGCAAGGCCTGGGACTCGGCCACAACGCTGCGGAAGGACTGGCTGCGCCAGTTCGCCGCCAAGCGCACCGCACCCAAGGACGCGCCGGTCTGGGCGGCGCGGACCTGGGCCAGCGGCGTCCACTGCCTCCGGAAAGCCCTGGAGAGCGGGCATGCCCTCGCCGCCGACCTGCTCGGGATCACCGGCGGCCCCTCCGAGCTCGTGCGCGCGGCCGAGGAAGCAACACCGAGCCGGGCGACCGTGATCACGACCGTGCTGGCCCTGGCCGCCATCGAGACCAGCACCGATCGTCGCCACACCTGGGAGCACCCCGACGACCTCCAACGCGGGTACTTCGCGCAGATCCAGCAGTGGGGCTACGAGCCCTCCGAGGTCGAAGCACTCGTCACCGCCGACGATCAACCGGCCCAGTGA
- a CDS encoding DUF4192 domain-containing protein produces the protein MDKHGLVVPDLDALLSEVPNLLGFVPADSLVLIGFEDFGTGSAMQFTMRIDLPEPEHHVAAAQYLTEFLHGRDTDTAVAAVIGGDREQQRSLVDALGSALDSQQIGLHATWTAEMQPGEKWCCYHGDGCEGTIHDTTASHLAAATAVAGHRSPWGSREEMAASIAAVPDAERRQWADRLDTWRERSAGKDGSLREASAPVFAALEQLRNGEALTTEQAVAALGALDDHVVRDMMLVRREPGAEQLWTLLLRYAPDADVEGPAVLLATASHLHGDGAMASVVLERARDAVAPASPGPLVELLDRMLTLAPHHLRTLLDELADDAGLQLN, from the coding sequence ATGGATAAGCACGGCCTTGTCGTTCCCGATCTTGATGCCCTGCTCAGCGAAGTCCCGAACCTACTCGGCTTCGTTCCCGCGGACTCCCTGGTGCTCATCGGTTTTGAGGACTTCGGAACCGGGTCCGCGATGCAGTTCACCATGCGCATCGACCTGCCCGAGCCGGAGCACCACGTCGCCGCAGCTCAGTACCTCACGGAGTTCCTGCATGGCCGGGACACCGACACGGCTGTCGCGGCCGTCATCGGTGGGGACCGCGAACAGCAACGATCACTCGTCGATGCGCTCGGATCGGCGTTGGACTCCCAGCAGATCGGGTTGCACGCGACCTGGACGGCCGAGATGCAGCCCGGCGAGAAGTGGTGCTGCTACCACGGGGACGGCTGCGAGGGCACGATCCACGACACCACCGCATCGCACCTCGCCGCCGCCACTGCCGTGGCCGGCCACCGCAGCCCCTGGGGCAGCCGGGAGGAAATGGCCGCATCCATCGCAGCCGTGCCGGACGCAGAACGTCGACAGTGGGCCGACCGCCTGGACACCTGGCGCGAACGCTCCGCCGGCAAGGATGGTTCGCTCCGGGAGGCCAGCGCTCCGGTGTTCGCCGCCCTGGAACAGCTGCGCAACGGCGAGGCGCTCACCACTGAGCAGGCCGTGGCCGCGCTCGGTGCCCTCGACGACCACGTGGTGCGGGACATGATGCTCGTGCGACGCGAGCCCGGAGCCGAGCAGCTGTGGACGCTCCTGCTGCGCTACGCCCCGGATGCCGACGTCGAGGGGCCCGCCGTCCTGCTGGCGACCGCCTCGCACCTCCACGGCGACGGTGCGATGGCCAGCGTCGTGCTGGAACGCGCGCGGGATGCCGTGGCACCCGCTTCGCCAGGTCCGCTCGTGGAGTTGCTCGACCGGATGCTGACGCTCGCGCCCCACCACCTGCGCACCCTGCTCGACGAGCTCGCCGACGACGCCGGCCTCCAACTGAACTGA
- a CDS encoding response regulator transcription factor, translating to MTSPAKRMNGHAPIRPHLEQQEDEEMDSTPNRLDGFELTAELSATELKIARLVICGRSNVEIGVLIDRAEDTVKTALRKVFQKTGTTTRASLVAWMYESGHVVAGTFGFPDVPVSPAASPPAEPFESLLDLDDPARVNRVRRRLADVRGDLHRALASLGNL from the coding sequence GTGACGTCGCCCGCAAAGCGCATGAATGGGCACGCGCCAATCCGACCGCACCTTGAACAGCAGGAGGACGAGGAGATGGATAGCACCCCGAATCGGCTCGACGGGTTCGAGCTCACTGCCGAGCTATCCGCCACTGAGCTCAAAATCGCCAGGCTGGTGATCTGCGGAAGATCCAACGTCGAGATAGGTGTTCTCATTGACCGCGCCGAGGACACCGTCAAGACCGCACTGCGGAAGGTCTTCCAGAAGACCGGCACCACGACCCGAGCTTCGCTGGTCGCGTGGATGTACGAGTCGGGCCACGTGGTCGCGGGTACGTTCGGCTTCCCGGATGTACCTGTGTCGCCCGCCGCTTCACCTCCGGCGGAGCCGTTCGAATCGCTGCTCGATCTTGACGACCCGGCGCGCGTCAACCGGGTCCGGCGCCGACTCGCGGACGTGCGCGGCGATCTGCACCGCGCCCTCGCAAGCCTCGGAAATCTCTGA
- a CDS encoding helix-turn-helix domain-containing protein — MRNALASKDMGAVVRAYRRHPAHGRRPLPQAIVARWLDITQGQLSRIESGKNQLRDLEKLGHYARRLRIPLEFLWFELDAEEDRLPDHRTNVVRLPNGPVVPAASVRTEPALAHSLLGTLKQYVTTDNLVGPRSLLPVVAEQARFVRHLLAQSSGQGSGTLLFVAARFAEFTGWLHQDAGKLQSAMEWSNRALDFAHEADDPQLVSYIQMRKSNIASDARKPALTIGFAQAALQSAKAMSPRLRAVALRQEAHGHALAGDYDSCSRAIDRALQHAALELDDEGDIARYCTPSYVEMEAAHCWVELGRPAQALSTLQQGIAKWQPDFRRDLGLGLARLAVAHAVAGQIEDSAAVADHALVIATETRSHRTKEQLRRTAEVMADAGARDRGQRLSRTLRTTLP, encoded by the coding sequence ATGCGCAATGCGCTGGCGAGCAAGGACATGGGTGCGGTGGTTCGCGCCTACCGCAGGCACCCTGCCCACGGCAGGCGACCTCTACCCCAAGCCATCGTCGCCCGGTGGCTGGACATCACGCAGGGCCAGCTGAGTCGTATCGAGTCCGGCAAGAACCAGCTCCGCGACCTGGAGAAGCTTGGTCACTACGCTCGACGGCTCCGCATCCCGCTGGAGTTCCTCTGGTTCGAACTCGACGCCGAGGAAGATCGACTTCCCGATCACCGCACCAACGTCGTGCGGTTGCCCAACGGTCCGGTGGTTCCCGCGGCTTCGGTGCGAACCGAACCCGCGCTCGCGCACTCGTTGCTGGGCACGCTGAAGCAGTACGTTACCACGGACAACCTCGTCGGCCCCCGCTCCTTGCTCCCGGTCGTCGCGGAACAGGCGAGGTTCGTCCGACACCTGCTCGCGCAGAGCAGCGGTCAGGGGAGCGGAACACTGCTGTTCGTCGCCGCTCGGTTCGCCGAGTTCACCGGATGGCTCCACCAGGACGCGGGCAAGCTGCAATCCGCGATGGAGTGGTCGAACCGTGCGCTGGACTTCGCGCACGAAGCCGACGATCCCCAACTCGTTTCCTACATTCAGATGCGCAAGAGCAACATCGCCAGCGACGCCCGCAAACCCGCGCTCACCATCGGCTTCGCACAAGCCGCGTTGCAGTCGGCCAAAGCCATGTCCCCTCGACTTCGGGCCGTCGCGTTGCGGCAGGAAGCCCACGGCCACGCCTTGGCCGGGGACTACGACTCGTGTTCGCGAGCGATAGATCGAGCGCTTCAACACGCCGCCCTCGAACTGGACGACGAAGGTGACATCGCGCGGTACTGCACCCCCAGCTACGTCGAGATGGAAGCCGCGCACTGCTGGGTCGAACTCGGACGACCAGCTCAAGCCCTCAGCACCCTGCAGCAGGGCATCGCGAAATGGCAGCCGGACTTCCGCCGAGACCTGGGCTTGGGCTTGGCGAGGTTGGCCGTCGCGCACGCCGTGGCCGGCCAGATCGAGGACTCCGCCGCGGTGGCGGACCATGCGCTGGTCATCGCCACGGAAACGCGATCGCATCGAACGAAGGAACAACTCCGCCGGACAGCCGAGGTGATGGCCGATGCAGGAGCTCGCGATCGTGGACAGCGGCTGAGCCGTACCCTGCGAACGACGTTGCCTTGA
- a CDS encoding creatininase family protein, protein METGVHLLTTATSPDEAARGARVAVLPVGSFEQHGGHLPLITDTVIACLIAKRIAEHYDLFLLPPITMSCSHEHEDFPGTVSISATTLIAMIEDIRASLRRSGVTKLVLVNGHGGNYVLSNIAQQANVDGPSVTLFPGRDDWGRAREAAGAVLNAHQDMHAGEIETSLLLHAYPELVGREYRNADNRADERPHLLVAGVTEYSSSGVIGQPSAASVEKGGLALDDLVVSFAEHLRVLERH, encoded by the coding sequence ATGGAGACCGGCGTGCACCTCCTCACCACCGCCACCTCACCTGACGAAGCCGCTCGGGGAGCACGGGTAGCGGTGTTGCCGGTAGGCAGCTTCGAACAGCACGGTGGGCACCTGCCGTTGATCACCGACACCGTGATCGCGTGCTTGATCGCGAAGCGCATCGCCGAGCACTACGACCTGTTCCTGCTGCCGCCGATCACCATGTCGTGCTCGCACGAGCACGAGGACTTCCCCGGCACGGTCAGCATCAGCGCCACCACGCTGATCGCGATGATCGAGGACATCCGGGCGTCGCTCCGCCGTTCCGGAGTCACGAAGTTGGTCCTGGTCAACGGGCACGGCGGAAACTACGTGCTGTCCAACATCGCCCAGCAAGCCAACGTCGACGGGCCGAGCGTGACGCTGTTCCCCGGCCGCGACGACTGGGGCCGTGCTCGAGAAGCGGCTGGCGCTGTGCTGAACGCTCACCAGGACATGCACGCAGGTGAGATCGAGACCTCGCTATTGCTGCACGCATACCCGGAGCTGGTCGGCCGCGAGTATCGGAACGCCGACAACAGGGCGGATGAGCGCCCGCACCTGCTGGTCGCCGGCGTCACCGAGTACAGCAGCAGTGGAGTGATCGGTCAGCCCTCCGCAGCATCCGTGGAAAAGGGCGGCTTGGCCCTCGACGACCTGGTGGTCTCGTTTGCCGAACACTTGCGAGTTCTCGAACGCCACTGA
- a CDS encoding TetR family transcriptional regulator, whose amino-acid sequence MEVLAAVNRLPAEWGSDEKLTMRAVAKEVGVSAPSIYLHFAEMSVRARGALFDLGEQVGHDGVAIDSGGDGDDASEWHRACHGAQLWIDEFGGRAAELVEQALKDRPPH is encoded by the coding sequence GTGGAGGTGCTCGCCGCGGTGAACCGGTTGCCGGCCGAGTGGGGCAGCGACGAGAAGCTCACGATGCGGGCGGTGGCCAAGGAAGTCGGAGTCTCGGCGCCGAGCATCTACCTGCACTTCGCGGAGATGTCAGTTCGGGCTCGGGGTGCGCTGTTCGACCTCGGTGAGCAGGTTGGACACGATGGCGTTGCCATCGATTCCGGCGGCGATGGAGATGATGCGAGCGAGTGGCATCGGGCCTGCCATGGCGCGCAGTTGTGGATCGACGAGTTCGGAGGGCGTGCCGCCGAACTGGTCGAACAGGCTTTGAAGGACAGGCCGCCCCACTGA
- a CDS encoding GntR family transcriptional regulator produces MTNDQRPEALVAYITRRVQTDIARHKFPPGSRLSASNLAGEYDVSHIPVREALSSMAAKGYIVHHRSRGFFTREVHREEIEDIYRWRQVLETEAYRAAVPKITDEDIARMRTILGEMQKLTQNEDRIRYMELNREFHFVVFQRAGSPILLQLLTYLWDISAPYVALDLIDSDHAQKDHLEQLELYEARDAEGIIKAMDEHRGFRLDMVAKSDIVTD; encoded by the coding sequence GTGACCAACGATCAGCGTCCTGAGGCATTGGTCGCGTACATCACGCGGCGCGTCCAGACCGATATCGCGCGACACAAGTTCCCGCCCGGATCCAGGCTCTCCGCCAGCAACCTCGCCGGCGAGTACGACGTCTCGCACATCCCAGTGCGCGAGGCTCTGAGTTCGATGGCGGCGAAGGGCTACATCGTCCACCACCGGTCACGTGGCTTCTTCACCCGCGAGGTGCACCGGGAGGAGATCGAGGACATCTACCGCTGGCGCCAAGTCCTGGAGACCGAGGCGTACCGGGCGGCGGTCCCGAAGATCACCGACGAGGACATCGCCCGCATGCGCACGATCCTCGGCGAGATGCAGAAGCTCACCCAGAACGAGGACCGGATCCGGTACATGGAGCTCAACCGGGAGTTCCACTTCGTCGTGTTCCAGCGCGCCGGGTCGCCCATCCTGCTGCAGCTGCTCACGTACCTGTGGGACATCTCGGCGCCGTACGTCGCTCTCGACCTCATCGACAGCGACCACGCGCAGAAGGACCACCTCGAGCAACTCGAGCTCTACGAAGCGCGCGACGCCGAGGGGATCATCAAAGCCATGGATGAGCACCGCGGCTTCCGCCTGGACATGGTCGCCAAGTCCGACATCGTCACGGACTGA
- a CDS encoding enoyl-CoA hydratase/isomerase family protein: MPEQYCQSFTFDMLKKGAACLRDAQEDDSVRVVTVTGAGGAFCAGVDLDDFEAEGGTPYADKQLHFEKAHQGARGVEAFGKRRPRPSPPGVIKRAVVHGRS; this comes from the coding sequence ATACCTGAACAATACTGCCAGTCGTTCACGTTCGACATGCTCAAGAAGGGGGCCGCCTGCTTGCGGGACGCGCAGGAGGACGACTCGGTGCGGGTGGTCACGGTCACGGGTGCCGGTGGCGCGTTCTGCGCCGGCGTCGACTTGGACGACTTCGAGGCCGAGGGAGGCACGCCCTACGCCGACAAGCAGCTGCATTTCGAGAAGGCGCATCAGGGCGCCCGCGGCGTCGAGGCGTTCGGCAAGCGGCGGCCTCGTCCCTCGCCACCTGGGGTGATCAAGCGGGCCGTGGTGCACGGGAGATCATGA
- a CDS encoding class F sortase: MNARFRVWGGRGTVAASPLAAVAAVLALSGCSAAGQEIDLAPQPPAVTSASPAGEQLPKLPESTPDWLDVPDIDAHSTLLPLGLNDDRTVAVPSVHEPMQAGWYRYGPTPGETGPAVILGHVNGDGQDGIFARLHQLGSGDEIRVGREDGTVARFTVTRMDQVPKDRFPTDEVYGDTTEPELRLITCGGAFDDAAGSYRDNIIAYATFTGVVP, encoded by the coding sequence ATGAACGCGCGTTTCCGCGTGTGGGGAGGTCGCGGCACCGTCGCGGCCTCCCCGCTGGCCGCAGTCGCCGCTGTGCTCGCGCTGTCCGGTTGTTCGGCCGCCGGGCAGGAGATCGACCTCGCCCCGCAGCCACCGGCTGTCACGTCGGCGAGCCCGGCAGGCGAACAGCTCCCGAAACTCCCGGAGTCGACACCGGACTGGCTCGACGTGCCGGACATCGACGCGCACTCGACGCTGCTGCCGCTGGGGCTCAACGACGATCGCACGGTCGCCGTCCCCTCCGTCCACGAACCGATGCAAGCCGGTTGGTATCGCTACGGGCCGACGCCCGGTGAGACGGGACCCGCGGTGATCCTCGGGCACGTCAACGGCGACGGTCAGGACGGCATCTTCGCGCGCCTGCACCAACTCGGGTCCGGCGACGAAATCCGCGTCGGGCGCGAAGACGGCACAGTCGCGCGGTTCACCGTGACACGCATGGACCAAGTGCCGAAGGACCGGTTCCCCACCGACGAGGTCTACGGCGACACGACGGAGCCCGAACTACGGCTGATCACGTGCGGCGGCGCGTTCGACGATGCCGCGGGCAGCTACCGAGACAACATCATCGCCTACGCCACCTTCACCGGTGTCGTGCCGTGA
- a CDS encoding response regulator transcription factor: MCAQVLVAEDDPKQAELIRRYLELDHHTVLIVHDGRAAIDEARRRRPDLAVLDVMMPKVDGLDVCRVLRAESEMAIVLLTARTTEDDVLLGLDLGADDYVTKPYSPRQLAARVRAILRRSGRETRRERHVLEIGDLVINAERHEVTLAGVLLDCTPAEFRLLEVLAAEPGRVFSRGQLLSQAFGMDRFGTERTIDVHVMNLRRKLEPDPRKPVRLLTVYGVGYKLQDGSADATTA; encoded by the coding sequence GTGTGCGCACAGGTACTGGTCGCTGAGGACGACCCGAAGCAGGCCGAGCTGATCCGGCGCTATCTGGAGCTCGACCACCACACGGTGCTGATCGTCCATGATGGACGTGCCGCGATCGACGAGGCGCGGCGCAGGCGCCCGGACCTCGCCGTGCTCGACGTGATGATGCCGAAGGTCGACGGCCTCGACGTCTGCCGTGTGCTGCGTGCCGAATCCGAAATGGCGATCGTGCTGCTCACCGCGCGGACCACGGAGGACGACGTGCTGCTCGGACTCGACCTCGGCGCCGACGACTACGTCACCAAGCCCTACAGCCCGCGCCAGCTCGCCGCACGCGTGCGTGCGATCCTGCGCCGTTCCGGGAGGGAAACGCGCCGGGAACGGCACGTGCTGGAGATCGGCGATCTCGTCATCAATGCGGAACGTCACGAGGTCACGCTGGCCGGCGTGCTGCTGGACTGCACACCCGCGGAGTTCCGCCTCCTCGAGGTGCTGGCCGCGGAGCCGGGGCGGGTGTTCAGCCGCGGCCAGCTGCTCAGCCAGGCGTTCGGCATGGACAGGTTCGGCACCGAGCGCACGATCGACGTCCACGTCATGAACCTGCGCCGCAAGCTCGAACCCGACCCGCGCAAGCCCGTTCGCCTGCTCACCGTGTACGGAGTCGGTTACAAGCTCCAGGACGGTTCGGCCGATGCGACTACGGCGTAG